A portion of the Cellulophaga algicola DSM 14237 genome contains these proteins:
- the uvrB gene encoding excinuclease ABC subunit UvrB: MKFKVVSEFKPAGDQPSAIKQLVEGLNTDEKYQTLLGVTGSGKTFTVANVIETVQKPTLVLAHNKTLAAQLYSEFKQFFPENAVEYFVSYYDYYQPEAYIPSSGLYIEKDLSINEDIEKLRLSTTSSLLSGRRDVIVVASVSCLYGIGNPVEFQKNVISVHKDQVISRTKFLHQLVQSLYSRTTADFRNGNFRVKGDVVDVFPSYADHAFRIHFFGDEIEEIEAFDPLKNTKLESYENLNIYPANMFVTSPDILQNAIRHIQDDLVKQIDFFKEVGKPLEAKRLEERTNFDLEMIRELGYCSGIENYSRYLDGREPGTRPFCLLDYFPDDYLMVVDESHVTISQVHAMYGGDRSRKENLVEYGFRLPAAMDNRPLKFEEFEALQNQVIYVSATPADYELQLSDGVFVEQIIRPTGLLDPIIEVRPSLNQIDDLVEEIQQRNEKDERTLVTTLTKRMAEELAKYLDRINIRCRYIHSDVDTLERVEIMQNLRKGIFDVLIGVNLLREGLDLPEVSLVAILDADKEGFLRSNRSLTQTVGRAARNLNGKAIMYADKITKSMQQTIDDTNYRREKQMAYNAKHNLVPKALNKSLDSVLAKNSVSTYHFEKEVARAAEPDLDYLTKEQIEKMIREKRKDMEKAAKELDFMQAAKLRDEIKMLQKQE, translated from the coding sequence ATGAAATTTAAGGTAGTATCAGAATTCAAACCTGCTGGAGATCAGCCTAGTGCCATAAAACAACTTGTTGAAGGTCTTAATACCGACGAAAAATATCAAACTTTACTCGGGGTTACCGGTTCTGGTAAAACATTTACAGTTGCCAATGTTATTGAAACTGTTCAGAAACCAACACTCGTTTTAGCACATAATAAAACTCTTGCGGCCCAATTATACTCTGAGTTTAAACAATTTTTTCCTGAAAATGCAGTAGAATACTTTGTATCCTATTACGATTATTATCAGCCAGAGGCTTATATACCGTCATCTGGACTTTACATTGAAAAAGATTTATCTATTAACGAGGATATTGAAAAACTACGTTTAAGTACAACATCATCTTTATTATCAGGAAGACGTGACGTTATCGTTGTTGCCTCTGTTTCTTGTTTGTATGGTATTGGAAACCCTGTAGAATTCCAAAAGAACGTAATTTCCGTACATAAGGATCAAGTAATTTCAAGAACAAAATTTCTTCATCAATTGGTACAAAGTTTATATTCTAGAACTACAGCAGATTTTAGAAATGGAAATTTTAGAGTAAAAGGAGATGTAGTTGATGTATTCCCAAGTTATGCAGATCATGCATTCCGAATTCATTTTTTCGGAGATGAAATTGAAGAAATTGAAGCCTTTGACCCTTTAAAAAATACCAAATTAGAGAGCTACGAGAATCTGAATATCTATCCTGCTAACATGTTTGTTACTTCACCAGATATTCTACAAAATGCGATTCGACATATTCAAGATGATTTGGTTAAACAGATTGATTTTTTCAAAGAAGTAGGCAAACCTCTAGAAGCTAAAAGACTAGAAGAGCGTACAAATTTTGATTTAGAGATGATTCGTGAATTAGGGTATTGTTCCGGAATCGAAAACTATTCGCGCTACTTAGATGGTAGAGAACCTGGTACCAGACCATTCTGTTTATTAGATTATTTTCCAGACGATTATTTAATGGTGGTTGATGAAAGTCACGTTACTATATCTCAAGTACATGCCATGTATGGTGGTGACCGTTCCAGAAAAGAAAACTTGGTAGAATATGGTTTTAGACTACCTGCCGCAATGGATAACAGACCACTAAAATTTGAAGAATTTGAAGCCTTACAAAACCAAGTAATTTACGTAAGTGCAACACCTGCAGATTACGAATTGCAATTAAGTGACGGAGTTTTTGTAGAGCAGATTATTAGACCCACAGGACTTTTGGACCCCATTATAGAAGTACGACCAAGTTTAAATCAAATAGATGACTTGGTTGAAGAAATTCAACAACGTAATGAAAAAGACGAACGTACTTTAGTAACTACACTTACTAAGCGTATGGCAGAGGAATTAGCAAAATATCTAGATCGTATAAATATACGTTGTCGTTATATTCATAGTGATGTAGATACCTTAGAGCGTGTCGAAATCATGCAAAACTTAAGGAAAGGAATCTTTGATGTTCTTATTGGCGTAAACCTATTACGTGAAGGTCTAGATTTACCAGAAGTATCTCTTGTTGCTATCTTAGATGCCGATAAAGAAGGGTTCTTACGTAGCAATAGATCTTTAACCCAAACCGTGGGTAGAGCTGCAAGAAATCTAAATGGGAAAGCAATAATGTATGCCGATAAAATTACAAAAAGTATGCAGCAAACTATTGATGATACCAACTACCGTAGAGAAAAACAAATGGCATATAACGCCAAACATAACTTAGTTCCAAAAGCGTTAAATAAAAGTTTAGACAGTGTACTGGCCAAAAATTCTGTGTCTACCTATCATTTTGAAAAGGAAGTGGCAAGAGCTGCAGAACCAGATTTAGATTATCTAACAAAAGAGCAAATTGAAAAAATGATTCGTGAAAAACGAAAAGATATGGAAAAAGCTGCTAAAGAGTTGGACTTTATGCAAGCTGCTAAACTTCGTGATGAGATAAAAATGCTTCAAAAGCAAGAATAA
- a CDS encoding ABC transporter ATP-binding protein — protein sequence MNTILSVSNLTKKFGSLVAVNDLSFTIEKGNVYGILGPNGSGKSTTLGIALNVVNRTSGEFSWFNGKISTHDALKKVGAIIERPNFYPYMTAVQNLKLVCKIKEVPTTKIEEKLELVGLLDRKDSKFKTYSLGMKQRLAIASALLNDPEILILDEPTNGLDPQGIHQIREIIKKIASQGTTILLASHLLDEVEKVCSHVVILQKGVKLYAGSVDNMLASHGFFELRTSQEQNLITFLESDVRFGTIKNEEGLITAYLKEDLLAEELNKSLFEKGIILSHLSKRRESLEEQFLTLTKNA from the coding sequence TTGAATACCATATTATCTGTCTCTAACTTAACAAAAAAATTCGGGTCCCTTGTCGCCGTCAATGATTTATCTTTTACTATAGAAAAAGGTAATGTTTACGGTATATTAGGACCTAATGGTAGTGGTAAATCTACCACCCTAGGAATAGCTTTAAACGTCGTAAACAGAACTTCCGGTGAATTTAGTTGGTTCAATGGAAAGATTTCTACTCATGACGCATTAAAAAAAGTAGGCGCTATTATAGAAAGGCCTAATTTCTATCCGTATATGACGGCAGTTCAAAACCTAAAATTAGTTTGTAAAATTAAAGAGGTTCCGACCACAAAAATTGAAGAAAAACTAGAACTAGTCGGACTCCTAGACCGTAAAGATAGCAAGTTTAAAACGTATTCTTTAGGAATGAAGCAACGTTTAGCCATAGCCTCTGCTCTACTTAATGATCCTGAAATTTTAATTTTAGATGAGCCTACCAATGGCCTTGATCCTCAGGGAATACATCAGATTAGAGAAATTATTAAAAAAATTGCATCGCAAGGAACTACCATTCTCTTAGCATCACATCTTCTTGATGAGGTAGAGAAAGTATGTAGTCATGTCGTCATTCTTCAAAAAGGAGTAAAACTATATGCTGGAAGTGTAGATAATATGTTAGCGAGTCATGGTTTTTTTGAGCTTAGAACTTCGCAAGAACAAAATCTTATTACCTTTTTAGAAAGTGATGTAAGATTTGGAACGATCAAGAATGAAGAAGGTTTAATCACTGCTTACCTTAAAGAAGATTTACTCGCAGAAGAATTAAACAAATCGTTATTTGAAAAAGGAATTATACTATCGCACCTTTCTAAAAGACGCGAAAGCCTGGAAGAACAATTCTTAACCTTAACAAAAAACGCCTAA
- a CDS encoding Hsp20/alpha crystallin family protein encodes MSTTHKNVVSIPALMNELFKPDWFGGAEVLNSKVPAVNIREGDTSFVLELVAPGRKKEDFKIEIDNDLLSVSSEVKKESSETLDSKEVEKVKYTRKEYSFTSFKRAFTLPDTVNVEDIKASYENGILSFNLPKKEEALPKPKRLIELA; translated from the coding sequence ATGAGTACAACACATAAAAATGTAGTTTCAATCCCAGCATTAATGAATGAACTATTTAAGCCAGATTGGTTTGGTGGGGCAGAGGTATTAAATAGTAAAGTTCCTGCAGTTAATATTAGAGAGGGTGATACTTCTTTTGTTTTAGAGTTAGTTGCTCCAGGAAGAAAAAAAGAAGATTTTAAAATAGAAATAGATAATGATTTATTGAGTGTTTCTTCTGAGGTAAAAAAAGAATCTTCAGAAACTTTGGATAGCAAAGAAGTTGAGAAAGTGAAATACACTAGAAAAGAATATTCGTTTACCTCTTTTAAAAGAGCGTTTACATTACCTGATACGGTAAATGTAGAAGATATTAAAGCTTCTTATGAAAATGGAATATTAAGTTTTAATCTTCCGAAAAAGGAAGAAGCATTACCAAAGCCAAAGCGTTTAATTGAATTGGCGTAA
- a CDS encoding DUF1456 family protein codes for MTNNDILKKLRVALMLRDDEIVDILKLVDFKISKAELGAFFRKEDHPNYMECGDQILRNFLNALVIHFRGTKENPKNPKEELANIKKGPQGKKGYDPDFKAKQEKKVDKNIIHGNYKNKKKS; via the coding sequence ATGACTAATAATGATATTCTTAAGAAGCTAAGAGTAGCACTAATGTTAAGGGATGATGAAATTGTAGACATTCTAAAGCTTGTAGATTTCAAGATATCTAAAGCAGAACTTGGTGCTTTTTTCAGAAAAGAGGATCATCCAAATTATATGGAATGTGGAGACCAAATACTCCGAAACTTCTTAAACGCACTTGTAATTCACTTTAGAGGTACTAAGGAGAATCCTAAAAATCCAAAAGAGGAACTAGCCAATATTAAAAAAGGCCCTCAAGGTAAAAAAGGATACGATCCAGACTTTAAAGCAAAACAAGAAAAAAAAGTAGATAAAAATATTATCCACGGAAATTATAAAAACAAGAAAAAATCCTGA
- a CDS encoding ABC transporter permease: MIRLLQIEFIKLWNNRASKVLILAYFFLLTTIALAAAIKFDFGPFQFHLAEQGIFNFPYIWHFNTFITAFFKLFLAIVIVSMMANEYSNKTIKQNLIDGLSKKEFILSKFLTVLTFSLISTLFVFVVSLILGLAYSDFTEFSIIFSDLEFILAYFVKLMGFFSFCLFLGVLIKRSAFALGFLILWQIIELFIRGIIRWQLFDGKTTDIIMGFFPLSSMSNLIKEPFSRFKVVQSAAAELGQKLELNYHVHWYELLIVVCWTAIFIYLSYVLLKKRDL, translated from the coding sequence ATGATACGTTTACTTCAAATAGAATTTATAAAACTTTGGAATAATAGAGCTAGTAAAGTTTTAATTCTAGCATACTTCTTCTTATTAACCACTATTGCACTTGCGGCTGCAATTAAATTTGACTTCGGTCCTTTTCAATTTCACTTGGCAGAACAAGGAATTTTTAACTTCCCTTATATCTGGCATTTTAACACTTTTATTACTGCCTTTTTTAAACTTTTCCTAGCCATAGTAATCGTTTCAATGATGGCAAATGAGTACAGTAATAAGACCATTAAACAAAACTTAATTGACGGGCTTTCAAAAAAAGAATTTATCCTTTCTAAATTTTTAACAGTACTTACATTTTCTTTGATATCAACACTTTTCGTTTTTGTTGTATCCTTGATTTTAGGCTTAGCTTATTCAGATTTTACCGAATTTTCTATAATTTTTTCTGATTTAGAATTTATACTAGCCTATTTCGTAAAGCTAATGGGATTTTTCTCTTTCTGTTTATTCCTTGGAGTTTTAATAAAACGATCTGCATTTGCATTAGGTTTTTTAATCTTATGGCAGATCATAGAGCTTTTTATTAGAGGAATTATCCGTTGGCAGTTATTTGATGGTAAGACTACCGACATTATTATGGGATTTTTTCCTTTATCTTCTATGTCTAATCTAATTAAAGAGCCATTCTCTAGATTTAAAGTGGTACAAAGTGCTGCTGCAGAATTAGGTCAAAAACTTGAATTAAATTATCATGTACACTGGTATGAGCTTCTAATTGTAGTTTGCTGGACGGCTATTTTCATCTATTTATCTTATGTATTATTAAAGAAAAGAGATTTGTAG
- a CDS encoding T9SS type B sorting domain-containing protein, producing the protein MKKKYFSFLFFIFTLFTTVAQRETSNWYFGFGAGIHFNDNGSVTPLTNGKLNTLEGCTSISDADGTLLAYTDGITVYNKNHQIVQNGNGLLGDPSSTQSAIIVPKPQDPNIYYIFTVDTSAIEGDPDFGLNYSVLDISQNDGNGAITEKNKKLLTDSSEKIAGVIKDCFDQSIWVITLASESGGVGFFNTYHCYEVSTAGINTNAVKNTFPDLLISDPRGYLKLSSDGTKMVSANAYDGLFVYDFDPKTGILSNQLQLTVPTSNTIPYGVEFSTEGQFLYVNTFNDEEISNASLIQYDLFARNISNSAVVLDERAAYRGALQMAENGKIYRTTPKNYFEGSAYLSVINTPNVKGTAADYVHNTVSLNGKMAMQGLPPFIQSFFNKIDLIKNPDGSTSTSLTICEKETFILEVDEYLGAKYEWEKDGIPLVNPNNHYLEIPSASLADAGKYKLTLTLADPKECPIIGESAIVVNPVPIIENLQIIQCDIDENSTTDGITSLNLEQAYLLKNYPENYKFSFFESTSAITNNQPISNPIGYRNTTPYNQTIYYTATNEYGCSSEGILEISVQATTINTNNESPFYACQSNLDTAEIVGIFDIEQIRQNSYPAINATFYTSLEDASLEQNEISGTYTTPSINLYVRLEKDNECRGVETIALIVNAAPSFTFPEEHYVCTDGEYLDLMAPSGYDSYEWRNTTNNSEVIISTAPTIAISEPGNYRLTLGYDYSTLRETLLCTNSVDFTVYPSNRAQIENIIIKDISDNNTIEVLVTGDGDYEYSLDGIDYQPNPKFLNLAPGFVTVHVQDKKGCGITIEEISIIGYPKFFSPNGDGTNDYWQLIGVDELFQADSEITIFNRYGTLITSITPKSEGWNGNANGKSLPASDYWFKVNLEDGRIFTGHFTLKR; encoded by the coding sequence ATGAAAAAAAAATATTTTAGTTTTCTATTTTTTATTTTCACGCTCTTTACTACTGTAGCACAACGCGAAACTTCTAATTGGTACTTTGGTTTCGGTGCTGGCATTCATTTTAATGATAATGGCTCTGTAACTCCTTTAACCAACGGGAAATTAAATACCCTTGAAGGCTGCACGTCTATCTCTGATGCAGATGGCACCCTATTAGCATACACAGATGGTATTACGGTTTATAACAAAAACCATCAAATAGTTCAAAACGGTAATGGCTTACTTGGCGATCCTTCCAGCACACAATCAGCAATTATAGTCCCTAAGCCACAAGACCCAAATATCTATTATATTTTTACTGTAGATACCTCTGCGATAGAAGGTGATCCTGATTTTGGACTCAATTATTCTGTATTAGATATTTCACAAAATGATGGCAATGGAGCTATCACAGAAAAAAACAAAAAACTTCTTACTGATAGTTCTGAAAAAATTGCTGGAGTAATAAAAGATTGTTTTGATCAATCTATTTGGGTCATCACTTTAGCGTCAGAAAGCGGAGGAGTAGGTTTTTTCAATACCTATCATTGTTATGAAGTAAGCACTGCAGGAATAAATACCAATGCGGTAAAAAACACTTTTCCAGACTTACTAATTAGTGATCCAAGAGGCTATTTGAAACTATCTTCCGATGGAACAAAAATGGTAAGCGCAAATGCTTATGACGGATTGTTTGTTTATGATTTTGATCCAAAAACTGGGATCCTTAGCAACCAACTACAATTAACCGTACCAACGTCAAATACAATTCCCTATGGTGTAGAGTTTTCAACGGAAGGGCAATTTTTGTATGTAAATACTTTTAATGATGAAGAAATAAGCAATGCATCTTTAATTCAATATGACCTTTTTGCTAGAAATATTTCTAATTCTGCTGTTGTTTTAGATGAAAGAGCAGCGTATAGAGGTGCGCTACAAATGGCAGAAAATGGAAAAATATACCGTACGACTCCAAAAAATTACTTTGAAGGTAGCGCCTATTTAAGTGTTATTAACACCCCTAACGTTAAAGGAACCGCAGCAGACTATGTACATAATACTGTTTCTTTAAATGGAAAAATGGCAATGCAAGGGCTACCTCCATTCATCCAATCTTTTTTTAATAAGATTGATTTGATAAAAAATCCTGATGGCAGTACGAGTACCTCCTTAACTATTTGTGAAAAAGAAACATTCATTCTTGAGGTTGATGAATATTTAGGAGCAAAGTATGAATGGGAAAAAGATGGAATACCTTTAGTAAACCCAAACAACCACTATTTAGAAATACCAAGTGCATCATTAGCAGATGCTGGAAAATACAAATTAACACTAACTTTAGCAGACCCTAAAGAATGTCCTATTATCGGAGAATCTGCTATTGTAGTAAACCCTGTACCAATAATAGAAAATCTACAAATCATTCAATGTGATATAGATGAAAATAGCACCACAGACGGAATCACATCGCTTAATTTAGAGCAAGCCTACCTTTTAAAAAACTATCCTGAAAATTACAAATTTTCGTTTTTCGAAAGTACCTCGGCAATCACTAACAATCAACCTATTTCAAACCCAATTGGATATAGAAATACAACTCCCTATAATCAAACAATTTATTATACGGCTACCAATGAATATGGTTGTTCTTCTGAAGGCATTTTGGAAATAAGCGTACAAGCAACGACTATAAATACGAATAATGAGAGTCCGTTTTACGCCTGCCAAAGCAATTTAGATACTGCTGAAATAGTAGGCATTTTTGATATAGAGCAAATTAGACAGAATAGTTACCCCGCTATTAATGCTACGTTTTACACAAGCTTAGAAGATGCCTCTTTAGAGCAAAATGAAATTTCGGGAACCTACACTACTCCATCCATCAATTTATATGTGCGTCTTGAAAAAGACAATGAATGCCGAGGTGTAGAAACCATAGCACTTATTGTAAATGCAGCACCCTCTTTTACCTTTCCCGAAGAACATTATGTATGTACAGACGGAGAATATCTAGACTTGATGGCTCCAAGCGGTTATGATTCTTACGAATGGAGGAATACAACAAACAATTCTGAAGTTATAATTAGCACCGCTCCTACTATAGCCATCTCTGAACCTGGAAATTATAGGTTAACACTCGGTTATGACTATAGTACGCTAAGAGAAACGCTACTATGTACGAATAGTGTTGATTTTACAGTTTACCCTTCTAACAGGGCACAAATTGAAAACATTATCATAAAAGATATTTCAGATAACAATACTATAGAAGTATTAGTTACCGGTGACGGGGACTACGAATACTCTTTAGACGGAATTGACTACCAACCCAACCCGAAGTTTTTAAATCTAGCACCAGGTTTTGTTACTGTTCACGTACAAGATAAAAAAGGCTGCGGAATTACTATCGAAGAAATTTCAATTATTGGCTACCCAAAGTTTTTCTCGCCTAATGGTGATGGCACAAATGATTATTGGCAATTAATTGGTGTTGATGAACTATTTCAAGCGGATAGCGAAATAACTATTTTTAATCGTTACGGTACTCTAATAACAAGTATTACTCCTAAAAGTGAAGGTTGGAATGGAAATGCAAATGGAAAAAGTTTACCTGCCTCTGACTACTGGTTTAAAGTAAACCTTGAAGATGGTAGGATTTTCACGGGTCACTTTACTTTAAAGCGATAA